The following proteins are co-located in the Polystyrenella longa genome:
- the bufB gene encoding MNIO family bufferin maturase, protein MTEARLGHPDLGLGLGLRSCHYQYILDQQPDVDWFEIISENYMNSEGRPRHILNQIAERYPLVMHGVSLSIGSTDPLNFDYLDGLKKLATEINARWVSDHICWTGIAGRNTHDLLPIPYNEETLGHLTARIQTVQEYLGRPLVLENPSSYITFAASTMAEEEFITRLVRQTGCGLLLDVNNVYVSCYNHDADPLDYIRRLPHESIVQFHLAGHTNLGTHLIDTHDGHVVDPVWNLYREVCQLTGNVSTLLEWDAQIPEFPVLFAEVQKAKKFRDGGLTTPFEEQSPPEQPVARSAVPHPTTLTMIEYE, encoded by the coding sequence ATGACGGAAGCTCGACTTGGACATCCTGACCTGGGACTGGGGCTCGGATTGCGATCCTGCCATTACCAGTACATTCTCGACCAACAGCCCGATGTGGACTGGTTCGAAATCATCTCCGAGAACTACATGAACTCGGAGGGTCGACCGCGACACATTCTCAACCAGATCGCGGAACGTTATCCACTGGTGATGCACGGTGTCTCCCTTTCCATCGGCAGCACCGATCCGCTGAATTTCGATTATCTCGATGGCCTGAAGAAACTCGCAACAGAGATCAACGCCCGTTGGGTCTCTGATCATATCTGCTGGACAGGAATCGCCGGTCGCAATACCCACGATCTGCTTCCCATTCCTTATAACGAAGAGACCTTAGGTCATCTCACGGCTCGAATTCAGACCGTACAGGAATATTTGGGGCGACCGCTGGTTCTGGAAAACCCGTCCAGCTATATCACCTTCGCCGCTTCAACAATGGCGGAGGAAGAATTCATAACTCGTCTTGTCCGTCAAACAGGTTGTGGATTGTTGTTGGATGTGAACAACGTCTATGTCAGTTGTTACAACCACGACGCCGATCCACTCGACTACATTCGCCGCTTACCGCACGAATCGATCGTGCAGTTTCACCTCGCCGGTCACACTAATCTAGGAACGCACTTAATTGACACCCATGACGGGCATGTGGTTGATCCTGTCTGGAATCTCTACCGTGAAGTCTGTCAGCTAACGGGAAATGTTTCGACCTTGCTGGAGTGGGACGCTCAAATTCCTGAGTTTCCAGTGTTGTTTGCCGAAGTTCAGAAAGCCAAAAAGTTTCGCGATGGCGGCCTGACAACTCCCTTCGAGGAGCAATCTCCACCCGAACAACCCGTCGCCCGTTCTGCCGTTCCCCATCCAACCACGCTGACGATGATCGAATACGAGTGA
- a CDS encoding HvfC/BufC family peptide modification chaperone: MDRPDSASIFKLPVLQQWMQLVITHPQGIEGGIQSSTAQEQVPVDLESLESVIPRSRQLTSLQRLQVYGNAYYARLVDCLGEEFPALHYGLGEETFSGFAFAYLQSYPSTSYTLDDLGRNFPTFLEETRPRDPDSGWADFLIDLARLERTYADVFDGPGMEDESPLNIEQLAAIPPSDWERLCLTPAPCLRLLELQYPIHLYATAVKKEEQPSFPTAEKTWLVIFRSEYIVRRRAVDETQFRLLERLISGVTLGAALESTIPDEWFDNGNLQQTLQEWFTFWAKWRFFSGYRLEQS; encoded by the coding sequence ATGGACAGGCCCGATTCCGCTTCAATCTTTAAACTGCCCGTACTGCAACAATGGATGCAACTGGTCATTACGCACCCCCAAGGAATCGAGGGCGGCATTCAATCGTCCACCGCACAGGAGCAGGTTCCAGTCGATCTCGAATCACTTGAATCCGTCATCCCACGTTCCCGGCAACTGACGAGCCTCCAACGCCTGCAAGTTTATGGAAACGCTTATTACGCGCGTCTGGTCGATTGTCTGGGGGAAGAATTTCCTGCGCTGCATTATGGCCTGGGCGAAGAAACTTTTTCAGGTTTCGCGTTCGCCTATCTGCAATCGTACCCATCCACCAGTTATACACTCGATGATTTAGGCAGGAACTTTCCGACCTTCCTGGAAGAAACGCGGCCCCGTGATCCAGACAGCGGGTGGGCCGATTTTCTGATCGATCTTGCTCGGCTGGAACGGACGTATGCCGACGTTTTTGATGGTCCTGGAATGGAAGATGAATCGCCCCTCAACATCGAGCAACTCGCCGCTATTCCGCCCTCCGATTGGGAACGACTCTGCCTCACTCCGGCACCCTGCTTGCGACTCCTGGAACTCCAATACCCCATCCACCTGTATGCGACTGCTGTCAAAAAAGAAGAACAACCCAGTTTCCCCACTGCGGAAAAAACGTGGCTGGTCATCTTTCGGTCTGAGTACATCGTGCGGCGAAGGGCTGTGGACGAGACGCAATTTCGGCTTCTGGAAAGATTGATCTCCGGGGTCACCTTGGGGGCAGCACTCGAATCGACCATCCCCGACGAATGGTTCGACAATGGAAATCTGCAGCAGACTTTGCAGGAATGGTTTACCTTTTGGGCAAAATGGCGGTTCTTTTCCGGGTATCGATTAGAACAATCATAA
- a CDS encoding GTPase domain-containing protein codes for MSLTELATQLKDLKTATEKLHHVSHLLQIAPLKEREWFQLIEHKLLPQMQQDSFLIAAVVGGTNIGKSAIFNRLAGEQISSVSPLASGTKHPVCLVPTGFNDRHQLDDIFNSFELQKWADADEALQESDTDYLFWREAENLPPNLLILDTPDIDSDAMVNWDRADKIRLTADVLITVLTQQKYNDAAVKEFFRKAAAEDKVLMVVFNQCQLPEDEEYWPIWLETFCATTGARPEYLYLVPSDRTAVTENRLLFLEREYRQPGEAASQTTNENTTSSSDLATDLSQLKFQEIKLRTLQGSLKEVLHPQKGVSGFLTEIERVSQEFRVAAEKISTESVTQISDWPILPNSILVHEIRQWWKDHQTGWARNVQSVYDTVGAGITKPFKMLKASLGGETTSPLEEYRKRERAALLKTVEEIFKTLSWMRDSSSTLIRPNFEKALAGHDRAKLLERLKARHDAFDLKHDLKQVVHQEMSLFQKNNPEAYRLYQNLNQASAAVRPVTSVALFTLGWGPAGELVAPVVVPFVADFITGTVTAVAGEQAVTSTASSGIGFLQSKFQKLQDHFTRIRVQWMVELIKEELLGNLPGDLQQAASLNESPEFKQVEAALLELKQQMKTVEQSVN; via the coding sequence GTGTCGCTGACTGAACTTGCCACACAATTAAAAGATTTAAAAACGGCGACGGAGAAACTCCATCACGTCAGTCATCTGCTCCAGATTGCACCACTCAAAGAACGGGAATGGTTTCAGTTAATCGAACATAAACTGTTGCCTCAGATGCAACAGGATTCGTTCCTGATCGCCGCTGTCGTCGGTGGAACCAACATTGGCAAAAGCGCGATCTTTAATCGGCTTGCCGGGGAACAAATCAGCTCGGTTAGTCCGCTCGCATCGGGAACCAAACATCCTGTATGTCTTGTCCCAACCGGGTTTAATGATCGCCATCAACTGGACGACATCTTCAATTCTTTTGAATTACAAAAATGGGCCGACGCGGACGAAGCATTGCAGGAATCGGACACCGACTACCTCTTCTGGCGAGAAGCGGAAAACCTACCGCCGAACCTGCTGATCCTCGACACTCCCGACATCGACAGTGACGCGATGGTCAACTGGGATCGAGCCGACAAGATTCGCTTGACTGCCGACGTGTTGATTACCGTCCTGACTCAGCAAAAATACAACGACGCCGCTGTAAAAGAGTTCTTCCGAAAAGCGGCTGCGGAAGACAAAGTCCTGATGGTTGTCTTCAACCAATGTCAGCTTCCCGAAGATGAAGAATACTGGCCCATCTGGTTAGAGACATTCTGCGCGACGACAGGGGCACGCCCGGAATACCTGTATCTGGTTCCCAGTGACCGGACTGCCGTCACCGAGAATCGACTTCTCTTCCTGGAACGCGAATATCGCCAACCGGGTGAAGCTGCTTCACAGACGACGAATGAAAACACCACTTCCTCCAGCGACCTCGCAACCGACTTATCACAGCTCAAGTTTCAGGAAATCAAACTGCGAACACTTCAAGGTTCACTGAAAGAAGTCCTTCATCCACAGAAGGGGGTCTCCGGATTTCTGACTGAAATCGAACGGGTTAGCCAGGAGTTCCGCGTCGCGGCAGAAAAGATCTCGACGGAAAGTGTCACTCAGATTTCTGATTGGCCCATTCTACCGAATTCAATTCTCGTACATGAAATCCGCCAATGGTGGAAAGATCACCAGACAGGCTGGGCCCGAAATGTGCAATCGGTCTACGATACGGTTGGAGCAGGGATCACTAAGCCATTCAAAATGCTCAAAGCCAGTCTCGGTGGGGAAACAACTTCTCCACTCGAAGAATATCGGAAGCGGGAACGGGCGGCTCTGTTGAAGACAGTCGAGGAAATCTTCAAAACCCTTAGTTGGATGCGGGACTCCTCCTCTACGTTGATCCGTCCGAACTTCGAAAAAGCCCTCGCCGGTCACGACCGTGCGAAACTTCTCGAGAGACTCAAAGCTCGACATGACGCCTTCGATTTGAAGCATGATCTTAAACAGGTCGTACATCAGGAGATGAGTCTGTTCCAAAAGAACAATCCAGAAGCCTATCGGCTTTATCAAAACTTAAATCAAGCTTCCGCCGCAGTACGCCCCGTCACCAGCGTGGCCTTGTTCACTTTGGGATGGGGACCTGCTGGCGAACTTGTTGCCCCTGTGGTCGTCCCTTTTGTTGCTGACTTCATTACGGGGACCGTGACCGCCGTCGCGGGCGAACAGGCAGTCACCTCCACTGCGAGTTCCGGAATTGGATTCCTGCAGTCCAAGTTTCAAAAACTACAGGACCATTTCACGCGGATACGTGTCCAGTGGATGGTTGAGCTGATCAAGGAAGAACTACTGGGGAACCTACCGGGTGACCTGCAACAGGCAGCGTCCTTGAATGAATCTCCAGAATTCAAACAAGTCGAAGCGGCTCTCCTTGAATTAAAACAGCAAATGAAAACTGTCGAACAATCTGTCAACTGA
- a CDS encoding GTPase domain-containing protein, with amino-acid sequence MSSPRIDQIELLTRIDELTTQLRRWIDVEHAWEPLQHSQNLLKQLLSRAEDLRLRIEQPLVVATFGGTGTGKSTLVNALIGSEVSRTGKQRPTTRRPVLLVHPSTDPTHLSFPIHDFEVEVVDSPLLQDIVLVDCPDPDTDESAAHESNLARLHRMIPYCDVLIYTTTQQKYRSSRVKDELIQAAVGCRLLFVQSHADLDEDIRDDWRGQLEQNYAVPELFLVDSITGLQEQQRGLPLTGDFGRLYETIQSELSASHRQRIRRANLLDLLQAGVDRGLDNLHDHLVALRNLESALEQEQQKVAQTLTSNLTGELQSSRGLWERRLLNSVAEIWGIGPFALVLRLYNSLGNLAASLTFFRARSTAQMAIIGTLQGMRWIKSKQAEQSSESQAERLSSMGIDDDLLRESQIVVSGYAQEAGFNPQEIKDFSFDNLQHDAARVESRFLADVGIQIDDLIERIAKRNSGKLTRFIYETLWSAYLFFVLLRIGENFFIDSFFYEAPLLRMEFYIAAGIFLILWSGVLVIALTLQIRRGLNREIEQLADNLARKKLTSPLYPELATACHSAHQQLHQLEHLKQKTEEARKLLSDQSSLGGTHVRNVPTR; translated from the coding sequence ATGTCCTCACCCCGAATCGATCAAATAGAACTGCTGACCAGAATCGACGAACTGACCACCCAGTTACGTCGTTGGATCGACGTGGAACATGCGTGGGAGCCGTTGCAGCATTCGCAAAACCTGTTGAAGCAACTTCTGAGCCGCGCCGAAGATCTTCGTCTGCGGATCGAACAGCCTTTAGTCGTCGCCACCTTTGGAGGAACAGGAACAGGCAAGAGCACGCTGGTTAATGCCCTGATTGGTTCCGAAGTCAGCCGCACTGGTAAACAGCGTCCCACAACGCGCCGACCCGTTCTGCTGGTCCATCCTTCTACTGATCCAACCCATCTCAGTTTTCCAATTCACGACTTCGAAGTGGAAGTGGTCGACTCACCCCTCCTCCAGGATATCGTACTGGTCGACTGCCCCGACCCGGACACTGACGAATCAGCAGCCCACGAAAGCAACCTTGCCCGGTTGCACCGGATGATTCCCTATTGCGATGTGTTGATCTACACCACAACCCAACAGAAATATCGTTCCTCGCGCGTCAAAGATGAATTAATTCAAGCGGCAGTCGGATGCCGATTACTATTTGTCCAATCTCATGCCGACCTGGATGAGGACATCCGCGACGACTGGCGAGGTCAACTCGAACAGAACTACGCCGTCCCCGAACTGTTTCTCGTCGACTCGATCACAGGCCTGCAGGAACAACAACGGGGATTGCCCCTCACCGGAGACTTCGGACGATTATACGAAACAATTCAGTCAGAACTGTCCGCTTCGCATCGTCAACGAATCCGGAGGGCCAACTTACTCGACTTGCTTCAGGCAGGAGTTGACCGCGGCCTTGATAACCTTCACGACCATCTCGTCGCATTGCGAAATCTGGAAAGCGCACTCGAACAGGAACAACAGAAGGTCGCGCAGACTTTGACGTCCAACCTGACGGGCGAACTGCAATCCAGCCGTGGTCTCTGGGAACGAAGGCTACTCAACTCGGTGGCAGAGATCTGGGGCATCGGCCCCTTTGCCCTTGTCTTAAGGTTATATAACAGCCTCGGCAATCTGGCCGCATCGCTCACCTTCTTCCGAGCCCGCAGTACCGCACAGATGGCGATCATCGGAACTCTGCAGGGGATGCGGTGGATTAAATCCAAACAGGCCGAACAAAGTTCGGAATCTCAAGCGGAACGCCTTTCATCCATGGGCATAGACGACGACTTGCTCCGTGAAAGCCAAATCGTTGTATCAGGGTATGCGCAGGAAGCAGGATTCAACCCACAGGAAATTAAAGACTTCTCCTTCGACAACTTGCAACATGATGCCGCTCGGGTGGAGTCTCGTTTTCTGGCGGATGTTGGCATACAGATTGACGACCTTATTGAACGCATCGCCAAACGAAACTCAGGAAAGCTGACCCGCTTCATCTACGAAACCCTCTGGTCCGCTTATTTGTTTTTTGTCCTGTTGCGAATTGGAGAGAACTTCTTTATCGACTCTTTCTTTTACGAAGCTCCGCTGCTGCGGATGGAATTTTACATCGCTGCCGGTATCTTTCTGATCCTCTGGTCTGGTGTGCTGGTTATTGCTTTAACCTTACAGATACGTCGAGGATTAAACCGGGAGATTGAACAGTTGGCCGACAACCTCGCTCGCAAAAAACTGACCAGTCCCCTCTATCCTGAATTAGCCACCGCCTGCCATTCGGCCCATCAACAGTTGCACCAGTTGGAACATCTCAAACAGAAAACAGAAGAAGCTCGCAAGCTGTTAAGTGATCAGTCCTCACTGGGTGGAACGCATGTTCGCAATGTTCCTACGCGATAA
- the hpt gene encoding hypoxanthine phosphoribosyltransferase, producing MKKLIEAAEIEQSVKKLGREIEKWYQGEPLTILGVLTGSVILLSDLVRAVELPIKIGLIQASSYRGASTTRGELIINESLIPNIDNRHVLLLDDIFDTGHTLQKLIPVIEKRKALTVRTAVLLWKQERTEVDFAPDYHCFKIPNEFVVGYGLDYNDEYRHLPFIASLEPDEIED from the coding sequence GTGAAGAAGTTAATCGAAGCAGCCGAGATTGAGCAGTCAGTCAAAAAGCTGGGGCGCGAAATCGAAAAATGGTACCAGGGAGAACCGCTCACCATTCTGGGAGTATTAACAGGCAGCGTGATTTTGCTTTCGGACCTTGTCCGCGCCGTTGAGTTACCGATCAAAATCGGTTTAATCCAAGCCTCCAGCTATCGTGGCGCCTCCACCACCCGGGGAGAACTGATCATCAACGAGAGCTTGATTCCCAATATCGACAATCGTCACGTGCTGTTGCTGGACGACATTTTTGATACGGGCCACACGCTACAGAAACTGATCCCTGTCATCGAAAAGCGAAAAGCACTGACCGTCCGCACGGCAGTGCTTTTATGGAAACAGGAACGGACCGAAGTCGATTTCGCTCCCGATTATCATTGCTTTAAAATCCCGAACGAATTCGTCGTCGGATACGGTCTCGATTACAACGACGAATACCGGCATCTGCCATTCATCGCGTCATTGGAACCAGATGAAATCGAAGACTAA
- the lnt gene encoding apolipoprotein N-acyltransferase → MSTETMTPKTTPDSSTTPVAAPGKGVNANTKAANLDPQIQAIINKARTASISSRATWMLAGLSAVLLWATFTPLNWSVLGWVALVPSMMLIRPVQRTRWTYRATFLLSFVGYISILQWMRLGDPLMYFALFGLALYLSVYMTMFVMMSRAAVHRLQLPFAVAVPMVWVGLEFLRGFLMTGFPWYFLSHSQYRWTSLIQISDLTGTYGISFLMAATAAVLTALLPESVFHKLKMLSRTVERPHPEEVQSQQSLLATPSRPFVMVMAHLGLFGLVLGYGYYRLSETEFVPGPRVALVQGNFPSSLKHDPRQFQQIFDMHYYLTGQTVQYQPDLIVWPETMYRYPLMTADTSLTEDERLRLAPMVPADRWNDKTVPEMLEGLSSQSGAALVIGIDSRRLDEERMHAYNSAVCISPLEGIKGIYDKNHRVVFGEYIPFQDELLKGNMVSPTTGGMGIDAGIEPFFFAHDEWNFAPLICYEDTVPTLVRDFVKTGIDEEKPVDCLVNLTNDGWFHGSSELDQHLITSAFRCVETRTPMVRAVNTGISVVIDSQGVIRSEPEVFQTVELENRETKTEMHASIIDPKTGSWFKQVNGILIDQVPLDKRTSPYLYYGDWFAMICLGLVLISLVAACWPRQKLVPAPVRK, encoded by the coding sequence ATGTCCACAGAGACCATGACGCCTAAAACGACGCCCGATTCATCTACGACTCCTGTTGCTGCCCCTGGTAAAGGCGTGAACGCCAATACTAAGGCGGCCAATCTGGATCCACAGATTCAGGCAATCATCAATAAAGCACGCACTGCGTCGATTTCGTCGCGAGCAACCTGGATGCTGGCAGGGCTATCAGCCGTACTGTTGTGGGCGACGTTCACACCACTCAACTGGTCCGTCCTCGGTTGGGTGGCCCTCGTTCCTTCCATGATGTTAATCCGACCAGTACAGCGAACCCGTTGGACTTATCGCGCGACATTCCTGCTTTCCTTCGTGGGTTACATTTCCATACTACAATGGATGCGTCTCGGCGATCCGCTGATGTACTTCGCCCTTTTCGGTCTCGCGTTGTACCTCTCAGTTTATATGACCATGTTCGTTATGATGTCGCGTGCCGCGGTTCATCGATTACAACTTCCATTCGCGGTGGCTGTTCCCATGGTTTGGGTCGGTTTGGAATTCCTGCGTGGATTTCTGATGACCGGCTTCCCATGGTATTTTTTGTCGCACTCTCAATATCGCTGGACTTCCTTGATTCAGATTTCGGACCTGACCGGAACTTATGGAATCAGCTTTCTGATGGCGGCGACTGCGGCCGTGCTTACGGCACTTTTGCCGGAGTCAGTATTCCATAAGCTAAAAATGCTGAGCCGAACTGTCGAACGTCCGCATCCTGAGGAAGTCCAATCGCAGCAATCCCTGCTGGCAACTCCTTCCCGACCATTCGTGATGGTCATGGCCCATCTGGGGTTGTTTGGATTAGTGCTCGGTTACGGGTACTACCGGTTGTCTGAAACAGAATTCGTACCCGGCCCCCGGGTGGCTCTGGTACAGGGGAACTTTCCTTCTTCATTGAAACATGATCCTCGTCAGTTCCAGCAAATCTTTGATATGCACTACTACCTGACTGGGCAGACGGTTCAATATCAGCCCGACTTAATTGTCTGGCCGGAAACGATGTATCGCTATCCGCTAATGACTGCCGATACCAGCTTGACCGAAGATGAACGGCTGCGTCTGGCTCCCATGGTCCCGGCTGACCGTTGGAACGATAAGACCGTTCCCGAAATGCTGGAAGGTTTGAGTTCTCAATCAGGTGCGGCACTGGTAATCGGAATCGATTCCCGCCGTCTGGATGAGGAACGAATGCACGCTTACAACTCGGCTGTTTGTATTTCACCTCTGGAGGGGATCAAAGGAATCTACGACAAAAATCATCGGGTGGTGTTTGGAGAGTATATTCCTTTCCAGGACGAGCTGTTGAAAGGCAATATGGTCTCGCCGACGACCGGTGGAATGGGAATCGATGCCGGAATCGAACCCTTTTTCTTTGCTCATGATGAATGGAACTTTGCCCCGCTCATCTGTTACGAAGATACTGTCCCGACCTTGGTTCGTGATTTCGTGAAGACAGGAATCGATGAAGAAAAACCAGTCGATTGCCTCGTGAATTTAACCAACGATGGTTGGTTCCATGGTTCCAGTGAACTCGACCAGCACTTGATTACCTCAGCGTTCCGATGCGTAGAAACGCGTACTCCGATGGTGCGTGCCGTGAATACAGGGATTTCTGTCGTCATTGACTCCCAAGGCGTCATCCGCAGCGAACCTGAAGTTTTCCAGACAGTCGAACTGGAAAATCGGGAAACAAAAACAGAAATGCATGCTTCCATTATCGATCCCAAAACCGGCAGCTGGTTCAAACAGGTGAACGGAATTCTGATCGATCAGGTGCCCCTCGACAAACGGACGAGCCCTTACCTCTACTACGGGGACTGGTTCGCCATGATCTGTCTTGGTCTGGTACTGATCTCATTGGTCGCTGCCTGCTGGCCTCGTCAGAAACTTGTTCCGGCACCTGTTCGCAAATAA
- a CDS encoding molybdopterin molybdotransferase MoeA: MLSIDEALDIVSSRLAPLTPVERHLHDTQGLLLAQTISSPLNSPPFDKACMDGYAVRSADFEQDKPVLKLIGELTAGQVSSQKVNPGEAIRIMTGAPIPAGADAVVQHELTEFNKHSNEIVFKIDEIRAGLNVLNRGEIMREGEAVFTEKTRLRPQELAVLAEMGFVKVQIFPPPRVAVLATGDELVAVEETPGPGQIRNTNEVMLVEQLRQAGAIPVPLGIARDNRDDLQAKIELGLQHDMLILSGGVSAGKLDLVPSVLESLDVQEIFHKVQMKPGKPIWFGQQNQASDRPPKTVFGLPGNPVSSMVCFEIFVKTALRRTMGDDALSSLPIMVCARLTHDHLHKGDRPTYWPVQFELAEGEVRITPLDWRGSSDLKGTVLADGMALFSKPDFVYKAGTIFNFYPWK, encoded by the coding sequence ATGTTGTCGATTGACGAAGCATTAGACATTGTTTCTTCCCGCCTCGCACCTCTCACTCCGGTTGAACGTCATTTACATGACACGCAGGGGTTACTCCTCGCGCAGACAATATCCAGTCCGCTGAATTCTCCCCCGTTTGATAAAGCATGTATGGATGGCTACGCCGTCCGGTCAGCTGATTTTGAGCAGGACAAACCGGTTTTGAAGCTGATTGGTGAATTGACGGCCGGACAGGTTTCATCTCAAAAGGTAAATCCAGGAGAAGCGATTCGTATCATGACGGGTGCCCCTATTCCTGCAGGGGCCGACGCTGTCGTTCAACATGAGCTAACGGAGTTCAATAAACACAGTAACGAGATCGTCTTTAAAATCGACGAGATACGAGCCGGTCTAAATGTGCTCAACCGGGGCGAGATCATGCGCGAAGGAGAAGCGGTCTTCACTGAAAAGACTCGATTGCGCCCGCAGGAACTGGCCGTATTGGCTGAAATGGGATTCGTAAAGGTACAGATATTTCCTCCGCCACGAGTGGCTGTGTTGGCGACAGGTGACGAGCTCGTTGCCGTCGAGGAGACGCCCGGACCTGGCCAGATTCGAAACACTAATGAAGTCATGCTGGTCGAACAACTTCGTCAGGCGGGCGCCATTCCTGTGCCACTGGGCATTGCTCGGGACAACCGGGATGATCTGCAAGCGAAGATCGAGTTAGGCCTGCAACACGACATGTTGATTCTCTCGGGTGGAGTCTCCGCCGGTAAGCTGGACTTGGTTCCTAGTGTCCTCGAATCGCTCGATGTGCAGGAAATCTTTCACAAAGTTCAAATGAAACCGGGCAAACCGATTTGGTTTGGTCAGCAAAATCAAGCATCAGATCGACCTCCCAAAACCGTCTTCGGTCTCCCTGGGAATCCGGTAAGCAGCATGGTCTGTTTTGAGATTTTCGTAAAAACAGCTCTACGCCGAACGATGGGAGATGACGCATTAAGTAGTTTGCCAATAATGGTTTGCGCAAGGTTAACGCATGACCATTTGCATAAAGGGGATCGCCCTACTTACTGGCCTGTACAGTTTGAATTGGCTGAAGGGGAGGTGCGGATCACGCCTTTGGATTGGAGAGGGTCTTCGGACCTGAAAGGGACAGTGCTGGCGGACGGAATGGCTCTATTCTCAAAACCGGATTTTGTCTATAAAGCGGGCACTATATTTAATTTTTATCCTTGGAAGTAG
- a CDS encoding Hpt domain-containing protein: protein MISAQNLEPVRSEFADDEDFVELLEMFTDEIPIRRQRLEVAYNAQDIAELKSLAHQLKGAGGGYGYPHLTIISARLEQACKDSVQDEITSQYQELHQYLGRVTA from the coding sequence ATGATTTCCGCCCAGAACCTAGAACCTGTCCGATCCGAGTTTGCCGACGATGAAGATTTCGTCGAACTGCTGGAAATGTTTACTGACGAAATTCCAATTCGCCGTCAGCGACTTGAAGTCGCTTACAATGCTCAGGACATTGCTGAATTAAAATCACTCGCTCATCAGCTCAAAGGAGCAGGTGGCGGATACGGATACCCACATCTGACTATCATCTCCGCACGGTTGGAACAGGCCTGTAAAGACAGCGTCCAAGATGAAATTACGAGTCAGTACCAGGAACTGCATCAGTACTTGGGCCGTGTCACTGCCTAA
- a CDS encoding DUF6807 domain-containing protein, whose product MSYHIPRCRVLPLPDNQVSFEIDRQERLRWHFGSEYPRPFFYPFYGPSRISLTRMGHPGTASHEHHRSIWFAHAKVMGMDFWSENSESFIRQQTWMAYEDRDDEARMAVQIGWFDGHDPAPLIEQEMVVAVRTTAEEETVLEIQATFRPVAESLELEETTFGLLGIRMAAEISEFFGGGQLTNAHGAQGEKAIFGQPANWVDYSGLITQNLHEGITCFYHPDNVRAPVGWHVREDGWMSPSTCGKGALVLKRSEPTTLRYLLWAHAGPVNQEKADGVLEGFAKSTAYVVKPATTRHREFEIHRQ is encoded by the coding sequence ATGAGTTATCACATTCCGCGCTGTCGTGTTCTGCCACTCCCCGACAATCAGGTTTCTTTTGAAATTGATCGCCAGGAACGGCTTCGCTGGCATTTCGGCTCTGAATATCCACGTCCTTTCTTTTACCCGTTCTACGGACCAAGCCGAATTTCGCTCACCCGGATGGGGCACCCCGGAACCGCCAGCCATGAACATCACCGGTCGATCTGGTTTGCACATGCGAAGGTAATGGGAATGGACTTCTGGTCGGAGAACAGCGAATCCTTTATCCGTCAGCAGACCTGGATGGCTTATGAAGACCGAGATGATGAAGCCCGCATGGCCGTGCAGATCGGTTGGTTCGACGGACACGACCCAGCCCCCTTGATAGAACAAGAGATGGTCGTTGCGGTACGAACGACTGCCGAAGAAGAAACCGTTCTGGAAATCCAGGCGACATTCCGTCCCGTTGCTGAGTCTCTCGAACTAGAGGAAACCACATTCGGTTTATTGGGGATCCGCATGGCGGCCGAAATCTCCGAGTTTTTCGGGGGAGGCCAATTGACCAACGCCCACGGTGCACAAGGGGAAAAAGCGATCTTTGGTCAACCTGCAAACTGGGTCGACTACAGTGGCCTCATCACTCAGAATCTGCACGAAGGCATCACCTGTTTCTATCATCCTGATAATGTACGCGCCCCCGTCGGGTGGCATGTTCGTGAAGATGGTTGGATGTCCCCTTCTACCTGTGGTAAAGGGGCCCTTGTATTAAAGAGATCAGAACCGACCACACTAAGATATCTCTTATGGGCGCACGCCGGACCAGTCAATCAGGAGAAAGCCGATGGAGTGCTCGAAGGATTTGCCAAATCGACGGCGTACGTCGTGAAGCCTGCGACGACACGACACCGTGAATTTGAAATCCATCGGCAGTAA